In Streptomyces chartreusis, the following proteins share a genomic window:
- a CDS encoding STM4013/SEN3800 family hydrolase produces the protein MNEVVGHHDILLVTLDTLRHDVAVELAAEGRIPNLARHLPGGRWEKRHAPGSFTYASHQAIFAGFLPTPAEPGPHPRLFAASFAGSETTADGTFVYDTPEFVSGLAQRGYRTVCIGGVGFFNQQGPLGTVLPGLFQEAHWEREFGVTSPHSFENQVARAEQVVADLPAEQRLLLFVNVSALHQPNWFHLPGATREAGDTRETHAAALEYVDRHIGRLFAAASSRRRCFAIVCSDHGTAYGDDGYTGHRLGHESVWTVPYAHFFLDPAKAPR, from the coding sequence ATGAACGAGGTCGTCGGCCATCACGACATCCTCCTGGTCACCCTCGACACACTGCGCCACGACGTGGCCGTGGAGTTGGCGGCCGAGGGGCGCATCCCGAACCTGGCCCGCCATCTGCCCGGCGGCCGCTGGGAGAAGCGTCACGCACCCGGCAGTTTCACCTACGCCTCGCACCAGGCGATCTTCGCGGGCTTCCTGCCCACGCCTGCCGAACCGGGGCCGCATCCGCGGCTGTTCGCGGCGAGCTTCGCCGGCAGCGAGACCACTGCCGACGGCACCTTCGTCTACGACACCCCCGAGTTCGTGTCCGGGCTCGCCCAGCGGGGCTATCGGACCGTCTGCATCGGAGGCGTCGGCTTCTTCAACCAGCAAGGTCCGCTCGGCACCGTACTGCCCGGGCTGTTCCAGGAGGCGCACTGGGAGCGGGAGTTCGGCGTGACCTCGCCGCACTCATTCGAGAACCAGGTCGCCCGCGCCGAGCAGGTCGTCGCCGACCTCCCTGCCGAGCAGCGGTTGCTCCTCTTCGTCAACGTCTCCGCCCTGCACCAGCCCAACTGGTTCCACCTGCCCGGCGCGACCCGCGAGGCCGGTGACACCCGCGAGACGCACGCGGCGGCGCTGGAGTACGTCGACAGGCACATCGGACGGCTCTTCGCCGCCGCGAGTTCCCGGCGCCGCTGCTTCGCGATCGTCTGCTCCGACCACGGCACCGCCTACGGCGACGACGGCTACACCGGCCACCGCCTCGGCCACGAGTCCGTGTGGACCGTGCCGTACGCCCACTTCTTCCTCGACCCAGCCAAGGCCCCTCGATGA
- a CDS encoding STM4014 family protein, translating into MTTPSVAPPASGVAGSRFAVVGNPENRRVSLFADAVRAAGLPGPRIVAWSDVLLEGGADFASDEIVRVDSPGENPEVDRLLRGATDPTRVEGSARWYARFTAALRTLRGGIRLDAPDDLAVLFDKRACHGVLDAAGVPVPASPTSGPGGAPVRGWDDVRALMREHRMPRLFVKPAHGSSASGVLAVESGGGRIRATTSVELSADGSLHNSLRVRRYDSERDIATIVDALAPDGLHLERWVPKASQHGRAADLRVVVVGGRATHAVVRTSRTPLTNLHLGGSRGDLAVARDAVGAAGGRWSDVLEVCERAAACFPRTLCVGVDLLPAIGWRRAFVGEVNAFGDLLPRLTGLPGSGAEGLDTYAAQVRAALREPALPGELHPPRPAASGRAPRGPYRTGTSRA; encoded by the coding sequence GTGACCACACCCTCCGTGGCCCCGCCGGCCTCCGGTGTCGCCGGGTCGCGGTTCGCCGTGGTCGGCAATCCCGAGAACCGGCGGGTGTCGCTCTTCGCGGACGCGGTGCGCGCGGCCGGCCTGCCCGGCCCGCGTATCGTCGCCTGGAGCGACGTCCTGCTCGAAGGAGGAGCCGACTTCGCCTCGGACGAGATCGTGCGGGTCGACTCCCCCGGCGAGAATCCCGAGGTCGACCGGCTGTTGCGCGGCGCGACGGATCCCACCCGGGTCGAGGGCTCGGCCCGCTGGTACGCCCGCTTCACCGCCGCGCTGCGCACCCTGCGCGGCGGCATCCGGCTCGACGCCCCCGACGATCTCGCCGTGCTGTTCGACAAACGCGCCTGCCACGGCGTGCTCGACGCGGCCGGTGTGCCGGTACCCGCCTCGCCGACCTCGGGGCCGGGCGGGGCGCCGGTGCGCGGCTGGGACGACGTACGGGCGCTGATGCGCGAGCACCGGATGCCCCGGCTGTTCGTCAAGCCCGCGCACGGGTCGTCGGCGTCCGGCGTCCTCGCCGTCGAGTCGGGCGGCGGCCGGATCAGGGCCACCACGTCCGTCGAACTCTCGGCGGACGGGTCGTTGCACAACTCCCTCCGGGTGCGTCGCTACGACAGCGAGCGGGACATCGCGACCATCGTCGACGCGCTCGCACCCGACGGGCTGCACCTGGAGCGCTGGGTTCCGAAAGCCTCCCAGCACGGCCGGGCCGCGGACCTGCGCGTGGTCGTGGTGGGCGGGCGAGCCACGCACGCCGTGGTCCGCACCAGTCGCACGCCGCTGACCAATCTGCACCTGGGCGGCAGCCGCGGCGACCTGGCCGTCGCCCGGGACGCCGTCGGCGCGGCAGGCGGCCGTTGGTCCGACGTACTGGAGGTGTGCGAGCGGGCCGCGGCCTGCTTCCCGCGGACCCTGTGCGTCGGTGTGGACCTGCTGCCGGCGATTGGCTGGCGCAGGGCCTTCGTCGGCGAGGTCAACGCCTTCGGGGACCTGCTGCCCCGGCTGACCGGGCTGCCGGGCAGCGGCGCGGAAGGCCTGGACACGTACGCCGCGCAGGTAAGGGCCGCCCTGCGCGAGCCGGCCCTGCCCGGTGAGCTCCACCCGCCCCGCCCGGCTGCCTCCGGCAGGGCCCCGCGCGGACCGTACAGAACAGGAACATCCCGTGCCTGA
- a CDS encoding STM4015 family protein — protein sequence MTIGDHLDQLHGLPAHTFPGPDETTDDLPEPDTVAWRITSDVYDADEEWPKAFARFCAAVDTTRVRALIVGAWQEAYDSDPSPVIEALVAARDRFPALRALFLGDMVMEECEISWINQSDVSPLLAGFGALEEFGVRGGSGLEFTALSHSRLRRLVVETGGLPAEVVRGIGASDLPALEHLDLWLGTPDYGGDSEASDLEPILSGARLPRLRHLALRNSEMQDAVAAAVASAPVVERLEVLDLSMGVLTDEGAAALLGGQPLTHLKTLDLHHHYLSAAVEERVRQTMATAGVEVDLDRDDAEEDTEDDGTVWRYVAVGE from the coding sequence ATGACCATCGGTGACCACCTCGACCAGCTCCACGGGCTGCCCGCGCACACGTTTCCGGGCCCGGACGAGACGACGGACGACCTCCCCGAGCCGGACACCGTCGCCTGGCGGATCACCAGCGACGTGTACGACGCCGACGAGGAGTGGCCGAAGGCGTTCGCCCGGTTCTGCGCCGCCGTCGACACCACTCGGGTGCGGGCGCTGATAGTCGGGGCGTGGCAGGAGGCGTACGACTCCGACCCCTCCCCCGTCATCGAGGCGCTGGTGGCCGCCCGGGACCGTTTCCCCGCGCTGCGTGCGCTGTTCCTCGGCGACATGGTGATGGAGGAGTGTGAGATCTCCTGGATCAACCAGAGCGACGTCTCCCCGCTCCTCGCCGGGTTCGGGGCGCTGGAGGAGTTCGGTGTGCGGGGCGGCTCGGGGCTGGAGTTCACGGCACTGAGCCACAGCAGGCTGCGCAGGCTCGTCGTGGAGACCGGCGGGCTGCCCGCCGAGGTGGTGCGCGGCATAGGTGCGAGCGACCTGCCCGCCCTGGAGCACCTCGACCTGTGGCTCGGCACGCCCGACTACGGCGGCGACAGCGAGGCCTCCGACCTGGAGCCGATCCTGTCGGGCGCACGGCTGCCGCGCCTGCGTCATCTGGCGCTGCGCAACAGCGAGATGCAGGACGCGGTGGCCGCGGCGGTGGCGTCCGCGCCCGTGGTGGAGCGCCTGGAGGTGCTCGACCTGTCCATGGGTGTGCTGACCGACGAGGGTGCCGCCGCGCTGCTGGGCGGTCAGCCCCTGACGCACCTGAAGACGCTCGACCTGCACCATCACTACCTGAGCGCGGCGGTCGAGGAGCGGGTGCGCCAGACCATGGCGACCGCGGGCGTGGAGGTCGACCTCGACCGCGACGACGCGGAGGAGGACACGGAGGACGACGGCACGGTCTGGCGCTACGTCGCGGTGGGCGAGTGA
- a CDS encoding DUF6745 domain-containing protein, which yields MEGTEVTGTEAAGTEVTGTEVENMASGELGPWRYWASATGPADRAGAEDAVRRAYRLAGLAEPERVVWVGSPRAAVTLLREDLVDRGESVRDAVRSAPWARQRRSLYAELGAAGWSAHWAATGGRLWESTQALVDRIRSGVIEDLAGRDTGKEAAEIRLLLLDAVLGQHDAPWLAAFPADDGPLDALTAVCRNAGWWWPYARVAVLSERPVALHRDEAGRLDHGDGPALAYPDGFALHAWRGMPVPADFLAGLATLTPDRIRAEENAELRRVMLEYYGYDRYLTDSGARPLHQDETGTLWRIDLVDDEPVVMVEVLNSTPEPDGTRRTYWLRVPPSTRTARAGVAWTFGLAAEAYAPAAET from the coding sequence ATGGAGGGGACCGAGGTGACGGGGACGGAGGCGGCGGGGACCGAGGTGACGGGGACCGAGGTGGAGAACATGGCCTCCGGCGAGTTGGGGCCGTGGCGTTACTGGGCCTCGGCGACCGGTCCCGCCGACCGCGCTGGCGCCGAGGACGCTGTCCGAAGGGCCTACCGGCTGGCGGGACTCGCCGAACCGGAGCGCGTGGTGTGGGTGGGTTCGCCGCGAGCGGCCGTCACATTGCTCAGGGAAGACCTGGTGGACCGCGGCGAGAGCGTACGGGACGCGGTACGCAGCGCACCCTGGGCACGGCAAAGACGTTCCCTGTACGCCGAGTTGGGCGCCGCGGGCTGGTCCGCGCACTGGGCGGCGACGGGCGGACGGCTGTGGGAGTCCACCCAGGCCCTGGTGGACCGGATCCGCTCCGGCGTCATCGAGGACCTCGCCGGCCGGGACACCGGCAAGGAAGCCGCCGAGATCCGGCTGCTCCTCCTGGACGCCGTGCTCGGACAGCACGACGCGCCGTGGCTCGCCGCGTTCCCCGCGGACGACGGTCCCCTCGACGCACTGACGGCGGTCTGCCGCAACGCCGGCTGGTGGTGGCCCTACGCCCGAGTGGCCGTCCTCTCCGAGCGGCCCGTGGCCCTGCACCGCGACGAGGCCGGCCGACTCGACCACGGCGACGGCCCGGCTCTGGCCTACCCCGACGGCTTCGCCCTGCACGCCTGGCGCGGCATGCCCGTCCCCGCGGACTTCCTCGCCGGACTGGCCACCCTCACGCCGGACCGCATCCGCGCCGAGGAGAACGCCGAACTCCGGCGAGTGATGCTGGAGTACTACGGCTACGACCGCTATCTGACCGACTCGGGAGCCCGCCCCCTCCACCAGGACGAGACAGGCACCCTGTGGCGAATCGACCTGGTCGACGACGAACCCGTGGTGATGGTGGAGGTCCTCAACTCCACCCCCGAACCGGACGGAACACGACGCACCTACTGGCTACGCGTACCGCCCTCGACGCGGACGGCGAGGGCGGGAGTTGCTTGGACCTTCGGGCTCGCGGCGGAGGCGTACGCGCCGGCGGCGGAGACGTGA
- a CDS encoding DUF3662 domain-containing protein translates to MSTLTGWERALERAEEALWGHFIRRDPIDVVAALRRECDSSAVVCSQSRVVVPNAYDVMLAEHVHDELTRNGVHVGQALTDKLAQHGEHHGYEWAGPLAVHVTKAREVPNGRYRVTSRAMANVSADGFRSDSL, encoded by the coding sequence ATGAGCACGCTCACCGGATGGGAACGAGCCCTTGAGCGCGCCGAGGAGGCACTCTGGGGGCATTTCATCCGCCGGGATCCCATCGATGTGGTGGCTGCGCTGAGGCGTGAATGCGACAGCAGTGCCGTGGTGTGCAGTCAAAGCCGTGTCGTGGTCCCGAACGCGTACGACGTGATGCTCGCGGAACACGTCCACGACGAACTCACCCGCAACGGCGTCCATGTGGGGCAGGCCCTCACCGACAAGCTGGCACAACACGGCGAACATCACGGATACGAATGGGCCGGACCGCTGGCCGTGCACGTCACCAAGGCCCGCGAGGTCCCCAACGGCCGCTATCGAGTGACGAGCAGGGCGATGGCCAACGTCAGCGCCGACGGTTTCCGGTCCGACAGCCTCTGA
- a CDS encoding winged helix-turn-helix domain-containing protein, which produces MLRIRFGPADLARVTVAAAPDVLLETALSVRHLAAPPSGPAARRGELSAWRRAVKPGLAARAGILARLVPPAGYLPDFLYQPTARDAVTAAELAAQTPTPQLASDLNPLHTVAGASATRELAQGSTTARRSLAEDLTRYHRSSLAPLWPAVLNVAAADRALRSETLLRGGVEALLATLQPGWRWSPPDLLVPFATSHTVELCGRGLHLMPSYFASSAMLIYDPAAPTVLVRPLPVTDTATPPGDVLGALLGRTRAGVLASLATPAGTTALAERAGVSVATASEHATVLRAAGLITTVRHGSRVLHALTPLGEALLAGG; this is translated from the coding sequence GTGTTACGGATACGGTTCGGCCCGGCCGACCTCGCCCGCGTCACCGTCGCCGCCGCACCCGACGTACTGCTGGAGACGGCCCTGAGTGTCCGGCATCTGGCCGCGCCGCCCTCGGGTCCGGCAGCCCGCCGTGGCGAACTCTCGGCTTGGCGGCGGGCCGTGAAGCCGGGGCTCGCGGCCCGCGCGGGGATCCTGGCCCGGCTGGTCCCGCCCGCCGGCTATCTGCCGGACTTCCTGTACCAGCCGACGGCCCGGGACGCCGTCACAGCAGCCGAACTGGCGGCCCAGACCCCGACGCCCCAGCTGGCCTCCGACCTCAACCCACTGCACACGGTGGCCGGGGCCTCCGCGACACGGGAACTGGCGCAGGGCTCGACCACGGCCCGACGCAGCCTGGCCGAGGACCTGACGCGCTATCACCGTTCGTCGCTCGCCCCGCTCTGGCCCGCCGTACTGAACGTGGCCGCTGCCGATCGCGCGCTGCGCTCGGAGACCCTGCTTCGTGGCGGTGTCGAGGCGCTGCTCGCGACCTTGCAGCCGGGCTGGCGATGGTCTCCTCCTGACCTTCTCGTCCCGTTCGCCACCTCCCACACCGTGGAACTGTGCGGACGGGGGCTGCACCTGATGCCCTCCTACTTCGCCTCGAGCGCGATGCTGATCTACGACCCGGCGGCGCCGACGGTACTCGTACGCCCCCTGCCGGTCACCGACACCGCGACACCACCAGGCGACGTGCTCGGAGCGCTGCTGGGCCGCACCCGCGCCGGAGTGTTGGCATCTCTGGCCACGCCCGCCGGAACCACGGCGCTCGCCGAGCGGGCCGGAGTCTCGGTGGCCACGGCCAGCGAGCACGCCACCGTGCTGCGTGCGGCGGGCCTGATCACGACGGTGCGCCACGGCAGCCGCGTCCTCCACGCCCTCACCCCACTCGGCGAGGCACTGCTGGCCGGAGGGTGA
- a CDS encoding SMP-30/gluconolactonase/LRE family protein, translated as MPAPRRLIAPALAAATLLTCAAAVPAEGACRPLPDRYVVSRTEGVLPEGIDVRPDGTMYVSSDGTGALYRGRVTAPQMRPFRADGATARGSTRGIHTDRTGRVFSVGMGRLAVHAPNGRLLDSVDAPNGPLGAPDLNDLVVTPDAVYVTDWANPVVLRASLDGGKVGSLEPWADVRGAFPGFPDRYWLLNGIVADPTGRILLVASNGTEAVWRIDTATREVSRLDLGDTSFGADGMVLHGRNLYAVLNYGAPHGVYIAGLDAGLRSGTVVHRITGDRFDLPTTLARNDCRLYVVNSQNDEPPGAPPYTVTALDDPVCEADG; from the coding sequence ATGCCCGCACCCCGTCGACTCATCGCACCGGCGCTTGCCGCCGCGACACTGCTGACCTGTGCCGCGGCCGTCCCCGCCGAGGGCGCCTGCCGCCCCCTCCCCGATCGCTACGTCGTCTCCCGGACGGAAGGCGTGCTCCCCGAGGGGATAGACGTCCGTCCCGACGGCACGATGTACGTGTCCTCCGACGGAACGGGCGCCCTGTACCGAGGCCGGGTGACGGCACCGCAGATGCGGCCCTTCCGCGCCGACGGTGCGACCGCCCGCGGCAGCACGCGGGGCATTCACACCGACCGTACGGGCCGGGTGTTCTCCGTCGGCATGGGGCGGCTCGCCGTCCACGCCCCGAACGGCCGTCTCCTCGACTCCGTTGACGCGCCGAACGGTCCCCTCGGCGCCCCCGACCTCAACGACCTGGTCGTCACGCCCGACGCCGTCTACGTCACCGACTGGGCGAACCCGGTGGTCCTGCGCGCATCGTTGGACGGGGGCAAGGTCGGTTCGCTGGAGCCCTGGGCGGACGTCCGCGGTGCGTTCCCCGGATTCCCCGACCGTTACTGGCTGCTCAACGGGATCGTCGCCGATCCGACCGGGCGTATCCTCCTCGTCGCATCCAACGGGACCGAGGCCGTCTGGCGCATCGACACCGCTACCCGCGAGGTGAGCCGGCTCGACCTTGGGGACACCTCCTTCGGCGCGGACGGCATGGTGCTCCACGGCCGGAACCTGTACGCCGTACTCAACTACGGGGCCCCGCACGGCGTTTACATCGCCGGGCTGGACGCTGGGCTCCGCAGCGGAACGGTCGTCCACCGCATAACCGGTGACCGCTTCGACCTGCCCACCACCCTGGCCCGTAACGACTGCCGCCTCTACGTCGTCAACAGCCAGAACGACGAGCCACCCGGCGCCCCGCCTTACACCGTGACCGCCCTGGACGATCCGGTGTGCGAGGCGGACGGGTGA
- a CDS encoding NADP-dependent oxidoreductase, with the protein MRAITVRDREAGITGLTLEDLPHPHAAENDVIVRVHAAGFTRGELEWPGTWSDRAGRDRTPSVPGHEVSGVVTELGYGTTGLTVGQRVFGPTDWARNGSLAEYVAVEARNLAPLPTDIDHTVAAALPISGLTAWQGLFDHARLTTGQTVLIHGAAGGVGSIAVQLAHEVGARVVGTGRAADRDTVLGLGAHAFLETDRLEDAGQVDIVFDVIGGDILDRSAALVRPGGTLVTIAHPPTVRPDEGHALFFVVEPDRARLADLAQRLREGRLRVQVGAVRPLAEAADAFAPKQRVPGRTIIRVAED; encoded by the coding sequence GTGCGAGCCATCACTGTCCGGGATCGCGAGGCCGGAATCACAGGGCTGACACTCGAGGACCTTCCTCATCCCCACGCCGCCGAGAACGACGTCATCGTGCGGGTGCACGCCGCGGGCTTCACCCGGGGAGAGCTCGAATGGCCCGGAACCTGGTCCGACCGCGCCGGCCGCGACCGCACTCCGAGCGTGCCAGGGCACGAGGTCTCGGGGGTGGTGACGGAACTCGGATACGGAACGACCGGCCTCACGGTCGGCCAGCGCGTCTTCGGACCGACCGACTGGGCGCGCAACGGCTCGCTGGCCGAGTACGTCGCCGTGGAAGCCCGCAATCTCGCGCCGCTCCCCACCGACATCGACCACACGGTGGCAGCCGCCCTGCCCATCTCGGGACTGACCGCCTGGCAGGGCCTGTTCGACCACGCCCGTCTCACCACCGGCCAGACCGTCCTGATCCACGGCGCCGCCGGCGGCGTCGGCTCCATCGCCGTCCAGCTCGCTCACGAGGTGGGAGCCCGCGTGGTCGGCACGGGCCGCGCCGCCGACCGGGACACCGTCCTCGGCCTGGGCGCGCACGCGTTCCTGGAGACCGACCGACTGGAGGACGCCGGCCAGGTCGACATCGTGTTCGACGTGATCGGCGGCGACATCCTCGACCGCTCGGCCGCCCTCGTGCGCCCCGGCGGCACGCTCGTCACCATCGCCCACCCACCCACCGTGCGCCCCGACGAGGGACACGCCCTCTTCTTCGTCGTAGAGCCCGACCGCGCACGCCTCGCCGACCTCGCCCAGCGTCTGCGGGAGGGCCGGCTCCGGGTACAGGTGGGCGCGGTTCGGCCGCTGGCGGAGGCGGCCGACGCCTTCGCTCCGAAGCAGCGCGTCCCCGGCCGCACGATCATTCGCGTCGCAGAAGACTGA
- a CDS encoding HD domain-containing protein encodes MTDIIAGVEIPETSAVTGATEFLRERTIPLIFHHSRRVFLFGSLHARELNLRIDPELLYVSAMFHDAGLSIPFSDTQQRFELDGADHARKFLLDRGFSESAAEVVWRAIALHTTPGIPGRMEPEVAATNHGVLTDAIGWGLDRLESDLVDEIVAAHPRGDFKKEFLQAFVDGLKDRPDTTYGTVNADVLEHFVPGFRRTSMVERIIEAPWPR; translated from the coding sequence ATGACCGACATCATCGCAGGGGTGGAAATCCCGGAGACCTCGGCCGTCACGGGGGCCACCGAGTTTCTTCGGGAGAGGACGATCCCTCTGATCTTCCACCACTCCCGGCGGGTATTCCTCTTCGGTTCCCTCCATGCGCGTGAACTTAATCTCCGGATCGATCCCGAGTTGCTCTACGTCTCGGCGATGTTCCATGACGCGGGGCTCTCGATCCCGTTCTCCGACACACAGCAGCGTTTCGAGCTGGACGGCGCCGACCACGCACGGAAGTTCCTGCTCGACCGCGGGTTCTCCGAGAGCGCCGCCGAGGTGGTCTGGCGGGCGATCGCCCTGCACACGACACCGGGGATCCCCGGCCGGATGGAGCCCGAGGTCGCCGCCACGAATCACGGTGTCCTGACGGACGCGATCGGCTGGGGACTGGACAGGCTGGAAAGCGACCTGGTGGACGAGATCGTCGCCGCTCATCCGCGCGGCGATTTCAAGAAGGAATTCCTACAGGCATTCGTGGACGGTCTCAAAGACCGCCCGGACACCACCTACGGGACCGTCAATGCGGACGTCCTGGAACACTTCGTTCCCGGTTTCCGCCGTACGTCCATGGTGGAACGCATCATCGAGGCTCCCTGGCCGCGGTGA
- a CDS encoding GlxA family transcriptional regulator: MSSRTHRVAILVHDGVKLLDVAGPAEVFGEANLLGADYRITLVSTTGADVTSSIGMRIAVDGSAAEEPDPDTFLMPGGDVHPRTPVTRDLAEAARDLAGRAGRIASVCSGAFVLGATGLLDGKRATTHWKIAGELAARHPKAHVEPDAIYVRDGSTYTSAGVTAGIDLALALVEEDHGPDVSREVARSLVVYLQRAGGQSQFSAPLQGPPPRSPALRSVVDLVTADPGGTYSLAELAGRLNVSTRHLTRLFREELGTTPARYVESIRFDIAKSFLDQGYTATRAASMAGFPSYESLRRVFARELAISPTAYQRRFATARREQAE; the protein is encoded by the coding sequence GTGAGCTCCCGCACGCATCGGGTGGCGATCCTCGTCCACGACGGGGTCAAACTGCTGGACGTCGCCGGCCCCGCCGAGGTGTTCGGTGAGGCGAATCTGCTAGGCGCCGACTACCGGATCACCCTGGTGTCGACGACGGGCGCCGACGTCACCTCCTCGATCGGCATGCGCATCGCCGTCGACGGCAGCGCCGCCGAGGAGCCGGACCCCGACACGTTCCTGATGCCGGGCGGCGACGTCCACCCCAGAACCCCCGTCACCCGCGACCTGGCCGAAGCGGCCCGTGACCTGGCAGGCCGCGCCGGGCGGATCGCCTCCGTGTGCTCCGGCGCCTTCGTCCTCGGCGCCACCGGTCTTCTGGACGGCAAACGGGCGACCACCCACTGGAAGATCGCGGGCGAACTCGCCGCCAGGCACCCGAAGGCGCACGTCGAGCCCGACGCCATCTACGTGCGCGACGGCTCGACGTACACGTCGGCGGGCGTGACCGCGGGCATCGACCTCGCGCTCGCCCTGGTCGAGGAGGACCACGGTCCCGACGTCAGCCGGGAGGTGGCCCGCTCCCTGGTGGTGTACCTGCAACGAGCGGGCGGCCAGTCACAGTTCTCCGCCCCCTTGCAGGGCCCGCCGCCCCGGTCGCCGGCCCTGCGCAGCGTCGTCGACCTGGTCACCGCGGATCCCGGCGGCACCTACTCCCTCGCCGAGCTCGCCGGGCGACTCAACGTCAGTACGCGTCACCTGACCAGACTGTTCCGCGAGGAGTTGGGCACCACGCCGGCCCGCTACGTCGAGTCGATCCGCTTCGACATCGCGAAGTCGTTCCTCGACCAGGGGTACACCGCGACGCGGGCGGCATCCATGGCCGGCTTCCCGAGCTACGAGAGCCTGCGCCGCGTCTTCGCACGCGAGTTGGCCATCAGCCCGACCGCCTACCAGCGCCGCTTCGCCACCGCACGCCGCGAACAGGCTGAGTAG
- a CDS encoding hydrophobic protein — protein sequence MVPLLLVLLLALILFGAGFALKVLWWVAIAVLVVWLLGFVMRSTSTGGGRGRWYRW from the coding sequence ATGGTTCCGCTGCTTCTGGTTCTGCTTCTTGCCCTGATCCTTTTCGGTGCCGGCTTCGCGCTCAAGGTTTTGTGGTGGGTCGCCATCGCCGTTCTGGTGGTGTGGCTCCTCGGCTTTGTGATGCGTTCCACGAGCACCGGGGGCGGTCGAGGCCGTTGGTACCGGTGGTGA
- a CDS encoding RNA polymerase sigma factor SigF, producing the protein MVLTQATTTRTHTGDSYEVADPAHVSPRDARELSRCFFAELAQLEEGTAEHSYARNTLIEMNMSLVRYAAGRFRSRGPEEMEDIVQVGMIGLIKAIDRFELSREVEFTTFAVPYIVGEIKRFFRDTSWAVHVPRRLQEARLQLARASEELNSRLGRTPTVKELSELMSLPEQEVVEAQLASNGYNSASLDAAISTSDDGESALQDFIGAEDTALELVENVHALAPLIAGLDERDRQIIHMRFVEELSQAQIGAHLGVSQMHVSRLISRLLARLREGMLSTA; encoded by the coding sequence ATGGTGCTCACGCAGGCGACGACCACTCGTACGCACACAGGCGATTCGTATGAGGTCGCAGACCCTGCCCACGTGTCGCCTCGGGATGCCCGTGAGCTGTCGCGGTGCTTCTTCGCCGAACTGGCGCAGTTGGAGGAGGGCACGGCCGAGCACAGCTACGCCCGGAACACGCTGATCGAGATGAACATGTCCCTGGTCCGCTATGCGGCCGGCCGGTTCCGCAGCCGTGGGCCGGAGGAGATGGAGGACATCGTCCAGGTCGGCATGATCGGCCTGATCAAGGCCATCGACCGTTTCGAGCTGTCGCGCGAGGTCGAGTTCACCACTTTCGCGGTGCCGTACATCGTGGGTGAGATCAAGCGGTTCTTCAGGGACACATCCTGGGCCGTGCACGTGCCCCGGCGGCTCCAGGAAGCCCGCTTGCAACTGGCCCGCGCGAGCGAGGAACTGAACAGCCGACTGGGCCGGACACCGACCGTCAAGGAACTGTCCGAACTGATGAGCCTGCCGGAGCAAGAGGTCGTAGAGGCCCAACTGGCGTCCAACGGCTACAACTCGGCCTCCCTGGACGCAGCCATCAGCACCAGCGATGACGGTGAAAGCGCCCTACAGGACTTCATCGGGGCGGAGGACACAGCGCTGGAGCTCGTCGAGAACGTGCACGCGCTGGCCCCGCTGATCGCCGGTCTCGACGAACGCGACCGGCAGATCATTCACATGCGGTTCGTGGAAGAGCTCAGCCAGGCCCAGATCGGCGCACACCTCGGCGTCTCCCAGATGCACGTCTCCCGTCTCATCTCCAGGCTCCTGGCCCGCCTGCGCGAAGGCATGCTCAGCACGGCCTGA